The genome window TCACAGAAGTCATTATAAACGTTTTCCTGTCTGATAATAAAAAATTTGGCTTCTTGTGCCCTTTGAGCAGCAAGTTGTCAATGATTTAGTGTCAGGaaatggagtagtgtgtgttttttcgtatgcttgttttgtgtttttgaatCCTTCCTCTTCGGGAGTTTAATCTGAGCCTGGCTCCAGTTGGTAGCCGGAGGGGGGTGTTTCTCTCTGAGCTCTTAATTAACTCCACTCCTGCATTTATCATGCGAGTGTCGAGCCAGGGAAATGAGAgtgaatgggagagagagagagagagagagagagagagggtaatgCATTAAGTGCTGATATTCTGGATGCTGGAAAGTGAAGTACAGCCCACGCTGGCAGATTCTAGGAGGGATATGGGAGTGGTTTTAATTGCATTCTTTTAAAGTCAAACAAAGGCTAAAATGCCAATTCCTTTCTATGACCTCATCATAACTGCAGAGCTGTAGAGTAGAAACAGCTTGGATTTAAGGTTATACCATTGCAAATACAGTGTAGAAGCTGAGAACGTCATGTGCAAACAACAGAGCCTAGACTCTCAACAACAGGGCCGTAATTCCGCCTTCATCTCGAGGTCACGGCAGGGTTAGAGACCCAGGCTAAGAGCATGTTTGTCTCTTTATTGCACTAATAGGGGACACAACAGGTGGGAGGTAAATCAGATCAGCCTCTTAGTCGGACCCCTGCCCCCTCACTCGGATGCCTTGTTCTTGGCATATAAATGCCAAGAGAAAACTAAGCAATTTGTTCAATTAATCAAAATGGATTAGGGCTTTTTTATTGCTTAGTCATGCTCACAGGGACCTTTAATCAAAAATAGACTCAGGCACCATCTACCACGTCCACCTGCTacgtctgtctttctttttcaaaagAAGCATTCCAAAAACAGTGTGGTCTTCATCCACCGAGTCCTGATCACAATCAACCAGTTATCCATTGTGCTCTTAAAGGTGCTCCAATCGTTATATTTGTACCTACCAGGAAATCTactgtgtgtaaataagtagGCTGGTACGCCCACAGTAACAGAAGGAAGCAGGTTTTTTACCTGCTTATAAGAAACCTAAGAGCACTCTTCATTTACACATGTGTAAGACTCACAAGACTCACAACTAGAAACCTGATAGGACACCAGTATTTTACAGATAAGACCGAAACAATAGACAGAGATAAATCATGATCACCCCATCAGGTGCTGGCAAGCATAACAGATCAAGGGTGATCATCTCACCATATTGTGTCATTAGTTATTGCTGCTTGATGATTTTAGTATGCTTGACATTACTCAGTAGTTCTTGTGCAATTTGTCATTATTGGAGATTATATAATAGATCAGCTTAATATCTAATGCTGGCTTAAAACAAGTCCAGATTGGGCAGGATTAATTTAAAGActggtgtttatttctttgcagACAGCTCACTCAGATAGAGCCTCAACTCAGGGCAGGATGTCTCTGGCATACCCTTCAAATGCAAACGGAGCTTCTGTTGATCATCACACCGAGGCTCCAGTGAGGCTCAGCTGCAGCTCCTTTGAAGCGGAGAAGAGGGTGAATCCAGGTGCCCCAGTGAGGCCAGTCCACCCTGAGGCCTGCTGTGAAAAACGTGGAGTCAATGGAATGAACGCTCATCAATGGTCCACCCCGGTTATTGTTGATGCACAAGATATATCATGTTCCTCCAAAAACATGCGCATCTTTTCCTTCCAGCGAAAGTGTGGTGCGACAGGCCCTGAGAAGACACCGCTTCGAGTTCCGGCCAGTGCTTCACAGGCGTTCCATTTCATGGGTTCTTTCAAAAAGCTGCGCTCCTCCGTTCTCCAGGGCATCCAGAACAGAGGAGGTGTGACAGGAGACAATCAGGATAAAGACTTGTCCATAAGTAATGAGGAGAACAGTGGTTTCTTTGTAACCAAAAGAAATTTTGGAAGTGGTCAAACCAATGGGAAGGAGATGCCAATGGTTAGCAATGGGGTATCAGCTGTATCAAAAACATGTGTTTtagatgaggaggatgatgacgAGGAAGATGGTTATGGGTTACAGAGGAACTCACACTTCTCACAGAGTATACGTAGAGCATATGGAGCAGGACGCATCTCCCTGTTGGACAATGCACGAAAGCAGTCAGAAAGTCCTACCGCTCAAGAACCTGCTTCTCGCCCTCGACCCTGCAGCACCGTGGAAACCACTGGGCCCAATGTCATTTTTGATACTGATATGAAGGCCTTGAGTAGACTAAGCAAAAGTGCTGACAACTTGCACATATTTAAGAGCCCTTTCAAACGTAAAGTACCCTCGACTCAGACCCAGAACCAGGAAGATCCCAACACCCCAAATTTCCCCAGAACATCTAGTGCTTCGTCTGTAGTTGTGGAGGATTGTGTATCAAGTCGATGTAGAGGAGCTACAGGAGTGAGGGGAAAGATGCTCAAACTCGTCGGCAGTTTAACAGATCTGTCTCCCAACCGCAAGCCCAACAGCGACCCCACCACCACAGCCCACTTATCGGCTCTCAGCCAGCTCCATGACAACTATTCCCGCAGGACTCCCTGTGTTCCTGCTAGCGAGCGCCAACGCAGGCCTCCGCCACCCAATACCTGCTCGTCTGACAGGCAGAAAGTTCAGGCTGATGTTCATAGCCACACCCCAATTGTACATGCCGACTCCTCAGTACCCATTACCGTTAATGCCTTGGATCATCAGGTTCCTCAGTGTTCCCCCTCCACAGGTCAGGACCCCAGTTCTTGTGCCCAACTTCCAGTGAGCTCACCAACTTTGTGTTCAGATATTCCCCTCACACCTGTCACAGGAAATTGTGGGACTGTGGAACAAGAGCAAAGTGTGAAAACTGACTTTATTCAGGATGAGCAGTGCACCAGTCCAGGGCAGGAGCAGAGACTGGACAGCGTTAAAGTTAACCTAGAGGTAAGATTctatgatacactgtaaaaatgaaaatagagTAAGAGGTTATATTAGAGTTTAATTCTGAGAAACCTCAGGATAATTTGTCAGCTGTATGACCTGAGATGTAAGACAGTGGAGTATTTGTCATTGATGTTTTGAAAAGAAGGTAAAATCATAGCTGGACTCACTAATTATGCTTGcaccaattacacacaaattTGTATTTAGAAACAAAttctcccataagaaataatgtaaatgctacatgataatccattccagccacccaatAATGTTAGCAGTATTCCCAATACAAAGTGTATGTATCAACacggaagttgtgccaccaagcttgggctaaaaatagaacagaccaccaacgccaccaatctgtcaacaaaaaaatgcccgaaaaatcacctagcttttgaatgcatgccgaaagctttttgcttttataAACCATTAGAGCCATCTTTATTTAAAGTACACCTTTTTTCCAGAAATGTTAAtgacttttatccatttagacaTTTATTATGACTAATTAAACACATACAGCCAATCAGGTTTCACCCAGGAGGAAAAAAGTAGATAGATTGTACGATATAAATGTATTTCTTGGCAGATCTGATGTCCTAAGGTAATGCATCCTCCGGGATGTAGCAGATATTAGTGTCTATTAATGTCAAGGACATCATTATATGAGGTCAGTCGAGTGTCATTGATTTTATTATCAGAGTTGATAAGTAGCAGATGAGGCAGATCAGATGTACTCAGTGAAGTACATCAATGTACTGATTGTAGCTTACGTCAAACATTTGACCCCTTGTACTTGATCACACATATTGGCAGAATGATCCCGAGCCAAATGTCAATGACCGCTATGGTTCTCTTATTCTTAATCCATGTAGCATGAGTAGGATTCATTATTTAGCCCATAGACTTATTGCCACAGTTTATGAAGGGTTTCTGATGGCTGTAAACACTTGGAGTTGTGTCACACAGATGGCTCAGCTGTGGTGTTCTTGACAAGGGTTAATGATTACTTGGGGTTTATGATTAGCGCCGTTGCTTAAACGTAGCTCAGCTCCTAGACCTGACTCTGAAAACTTATCAGCTGCCGAAGGAGTCAAAGTCCAAGAAATGcaccaaacacacagagacacgccGGGATAGGAACCTGCTCCGATTCATTCGAAGGGAAATGGCCCCGAGAGTACAAGCTGCtctgtttgttggtgtttagaagtgtgtgtgtgtgtgtgtgtgtcaccatgGTGCTGATCCACTGTGTGCCTTTTCAGTGCATCTGGAAgactctggagagagagagtaaaagtcTAGAGGTAAGCCATCTTTCTATCCCTTCAACAGAAGCTGGAAATGATTTTAGAATGAAATCAGCTAATGATTTTAGAATAATTCACCCTTTAGTGCATGTACTGTGTGTTACACCCTCTTTAAAAGCaccaattaaaatgttttttatctCTAAACGCAGTGTGTCTGCAGTTATTataggttttatttgttttggtgttAATCCAGAGAAATCATGTGATGTGATTTGCGTAATCAGTTCTGTTTGCACAAATTTATTCCAGACGCCATCCGGAGCCCCGTCTTACACAGACCTCGTGAAGGAAAATGACGAAAGATACAGCGACTCGGTGTTCGTTAGTCCTCCCGCCACACCCACATGTGCCTCAGCATCACCCCTGGTAACGACACCGACCTCGCCGGCCTCCTCCTGCGACACGCTCGTCTCTTCCGTGCCCAGGAGGAGAGCGAACAGAAACCGACCTCGACCGATCTCAGACTACGGGCAGCTCATCTGCAGAAAATATGCCGCCCCCAAGGAGGAAGTGGAACTCCAGGGCGATGCTCAGGAGGAACGTAACGCTGACAACACACACGATGagccacacagtcaagagaacAGCTGTGGGAATGGACACATGgacagcaggaggaggagaccCATCTCTGTGATTGGAGGAGTGGATCTGTTTGCATCTCCGGATGAGAAGGAAGACGCTGATTTGCCTTCTGTAAGTTCATTTCATCCCTTAACCTTTTAATTATGATCCTAAGCTTACGGCATGATAACACTGAAGCCATTAGCACATTTCTTTTAACATTCGTTCTGGAACCTCAACAGTTACGCTAAAACAGCTtgtaaaaaacatttcataaacattaaaacattagatatacaataaaacatttcaaacagTTCAACACTGATGTCGTAAAAATGGCAGCAAATTAGCTAAAATGTGAGCTAGCTCGCTAATGTACCTTGTCAACTTGATCATGCGTAGCTAAGTAAGAACATTTCATTAATCATATTAAAAGCTAGTCTTAGCCATGATCAGCCAGTTTAATGTGTATCAGAAAACAAAGACTTTGAACGGTTCAGGAATAACAAAGTTATCATTCATGTTAGCATTCAAATTCCAGCTAACTCAGTATTTTTAACCACATTGTATATTATGTATTCAAACTAGCTCACATTATTAAAGAAACTGAAGTTAAaggtgttgtttattttttttttatctctcacCCAGTGTTAGGTGTCGCGTTTGACTGAAGCTTTATCTGTTCATTGAAAAGTCCACAGAAACTAAAAACCGTGACAAGAAATGACAGATAAGaagaccccccccccaccccagaTTTCCATCAGATCATCCTGATTATTGTGAGAATGCAGTAGTCATGTTTTCTCTTTCACTGTACAGGTTTTATTATGGGCTCGTCCGGCTGTAGGTCATCTATTACGAGATTTCTTCGGGTCTAATGATGTGTTCGGGTCCCAGAATTACTGTGTTCAAAAGCATACAAGGAGCTCTGTGTTAGCCTGAGTCATAATTGGCACCGAGAAAACCAgtcgaggaaaaaaaaaacataatggcTCACTTTCGTTTCCTCATaccacaaactcatacacatcCAAAAGTTCCTGCGGTTTTCAATGACCTCACTAAACAACCCCCAGCTTAAAGGAATACTCTGAGGATCTTGATCTGGATTATCtgcagcgtgtgtgtgatgaccGTGAACAGGAATTTCAACACTTTTTGCTTTTCTGAGAAAAGAACATAAACAGCTTGTTTACCCCAAACTCACGTCTAAGAACAAGAGAGACACTCTGTGAAAAGATCTTTAACCCTTGTGTTATGTTCACGCTCTGAAACCTTTGGTATTGTTCAGGTCAAAGTGACCGGGGGCGATATTTGGGTTttaaaagcactac of Hemibagrus wyckioides isolate EC202008001 linkage group LG23, SWU_Hwy_1.0, whole genome shotgun sequence contains these proteins:
- the spata13 gene encoding spermatogenesis-associated protein 13 isoform X1 — translated: MSKTAHSDRASTQGRMSLAYPSNANGASVDHHTEAPVRLSCSSFEAEKRVNPGAPVRPVHPEACCEKRGVNGMNAHQWSTPVIVDAQDISCSSKNMRIFSFQRKCGATGPEKTPLRVPASASQAFHFMGSFKKLRSSVLQGIQNRGGVTGDNQDKDLSISNEENSGFFVTKRNFGSGQTNGKEMPMVSNGVSAVSKTCVLDEEDDDEEDGYGLQRNSHFSQSIRRAYGAGRISLLDNARKQSESPTAQEPASRPRPCSTVETTGPNVIFDTDMKALSRLSKSADNLHIFKSPFKRKVPSTQTQNQEDPNTPNFPRTSSASSVVVEDCVSSRCRGATGVRGKMLKLVGSLTDLSPNRKPNSDPTTTAHLSALSQLHDNYSRRTPCVPASERQRRPPPPNTCSSDRQKVQADVHSHTPIVHADSSVPITVNALDHQVPQCSPSTGQDPSSCAQLPVSSPTLCSDIPLTPVTGNCGTVEQEQSVKTDFIQDEQCTSPGQEQRLDSVKVNLECIWKTLERESKSLETPSGAPSYTDLVKENDERYSDSVFVSPPATPTCASASPLVTTPTSPASSCDTLVSSVPRRRANRNRPRPISDYGQLICRKYAAPKEEVELQGDAQEERNADNTHDEPHSQENSCGNGHMDSRRRRPISVIGGVDLFASPDEKEDADLPSPVTRPPVPSHGVPPYRAVSARLRPCVFSQSTPTGLDRVGCRKQHRVLSDGNSGPDDSVSEEDGSFDELTDGTPYLQPEVDLSTLNQYISSGHVVYAEALWDHVTMGEQELAFKAGDVIRVLDAQEKDWWWGLAGERQAWFPSSFVRVRVNQEDSPSDGVEISPEQQEDLSKEPRSQTSEHREQMRANVVQEIMNTERVYIKHLRDICEGYIRQCRKHPGMFTDAQLKTIFSNIEDIYKFQRKFLKDLEKNYDKENPHLSEIGSCFLQQGEGFSIYSEYCNTHPAACAELQRLMKQGRYKHFFEACRLLQQMIDISIAGFLLTPVQKICKYPLQLGELLKYTPKDHSDYASVCKAHEAMKNVASLINERKRRLESFDTIAHWQEAIMHWEGEDVLSRSSELVHSGELTRVVRAGKTQQRSCFLFDHQLVFCKKDVLWRDLLHYRGRLNTDGLVTLDLPDGRHPDLGTLRNAVALRNHDTLEVLCVLSCRKAQDKQLWLEAFSRERRRVKEDQEMGMEISETQRKQAIQNARKSKQGKIKNIKYAGHPVSHHHQPLHPIHQRHITVPTSIPQQQVFSLAEPKRKPAHLWYTFTRSALFRK
- the spata13 gene encoding spermatogenesis-associated protein 13 isoform X2, with translation MSLAYPSNANGASVDHHTEAPVRLSCSSFEAEKRVNPGAPVRPVHPEACCEKRGVNGMNAHQWSTPVIVDAQDISCSSKNMRIFSFQRKCGATGPEKTPLRVPASASQAFHFMGSFKKLRSSVLQGIQNRGGVTGDNQDKDLSISNEENSGFFVTKRNFGSGQTNGKEMPMVSNGVSAVSKTCVLDEEDDDEEDGYGLQRNSHFSQSIRRAYGAGRISLLDNARKQSESPTAQEPASRPRPCSTVETTGPNVIFDTDMKALSRLSKSADNLHIFKSPFKRKVPSTQTQNQEDPNTPNFPRTSSASSVVVEDCVSSRCRGATGVRGKMLKLVGSLTDLSPNRKPNSDPTTTAHLSALSQLHDNYSRRTPCVPASERQRRPPPPNTCSSDRQKVQADVHSHTPIVHADSSVPITVNALDHQVPQCSPSTGQDPSSCAQLPVSSPTLCSDIPLTPVTGNCGTVEQEQSVKTDFIQDEQCTSPGQEQRLDSVKVNLECIWKTLERESKSLETPSGAPSYTDLVKENDERYSDSVFVSPPATPTCASASPLVTTPTSPASSCDTLVSSVPRRRANRNRPRPISDYGQLICRKYAAPKEEVELQGDAQEERNADNTHDEPHSQENSCGNGHMDSRRRRPISVIGGVDLFASPDEKEDADLPSPVTRPPVPSHGVPPYRAVSARLRPCVFSQSTPTGLDRVGCRKQHRVLSDGNSGPDDSVSEEDGSFDELTDGTPYLQPEVDLSTLNQYISSGHVVYAEALWDHVTMGEQELAFKAGDVIRVLDAQEKDWWWGLAGERQAWFPSSFVRVRVNQEDSPSDGVEISPEQQEDLSKEPRSQTSEHREQMRANVVQEIMNTERVYIKHLRDICEGYIRQCRKHPGMFTDAQLKTIFSNIEDIYKFQRKFLKDLEKNYDKENPHLSEIGSCFLQQGEGFSIYSEYCNTHPAACAELQRLMKQGRYKHFFEACRLLQQMIDISIAGFLLTPVQKICKYPLQLGELLKYTPKDHSDYASVCKAHEAMKNVASLINERKRRLESFDTIAHWQEAIMHWEGEDVLSRSSELVHSGELTRVVRAGKTQQRSCFLFDHQLVFCKKDVLWRDLLHYRGRLNTDGLVTLDLPDGRHPDLGTLRNAVALRNHDTLEVLCVLSCRKAQDKQLWLEAFSRERRRVKEDQEMGMEISETQRKQAIQNARKSKQGKIKNIKYAGHPVSHHHQPLHPIHQRHITVPTSIPQQQVFSLAEPKRKPAHLWYTFTRSALFRK